A genomic region of Candidatus Schekmanbacteria bacterium contains the following coding sequences:
- a CDS encoding alkaline phosphatase family protein: MLRKVTVIFTVLIVLSLQFVPGCKKGETTSVDKKVLIIGFDGMDPVILQKLIDEGKMPTFKKLAEEGTFKPLQTSMPPQSPVAWSNFITGMNPGGHGIFDFIHRDPQTLMPYLSTSKAEEPKKKISIGNWVIPLSAGKVELLRHGKSFWEILEDKGIPCTVYMIPANFPPVECEARTLSGMGTPDILGTYGTYSYYSNVRPEMKNDELSGGRFYEVNVADGRVDASLVGPKNTFKKDAPDASVNFSVLIDPQNSVGKIVLPDKEIFLKEGEWSEWTRVEFKLIPYLQNVSGICRFYLKETHPDFKLYVTPINLNPEDPALPISTPSGFSKEIYENIGYFYTQGMPEDTKALTAGIFTDGDFLTQATMAFQGELDGYRYMLSQFDKGLLFFYFSSTDQQSHMFWRNHDSSSPAFKEEGFDKYGDVIEKLYQRMDIVLGEAIKKVDDKTSIYVMSDHGFAPFNWSFNLNTWLLDNGYISLIDPSKQEEGELFANVDWQRTKAYGLGLNGLYINISGREPEGIVSQGEEREKLVNELVEKLENIVDPKTGKKVIRKAYKREDIYSGKYVEQAPDIIVGFDRGYRISWESSLGKFPKELVADNKDPWSGDHCMAYDVVPGILLTNRKIKTENPALYDMAPTILAEFGVDKESDMVGSSIF, translated from the coding sequence ATGCTGAGAAAAGTTACAGTCATATTTACGGTACTAATAGTCCTCTCTCTTCAGTTTGTCCCGGGGTGTAAGAAGGGGGAAACTACGTCAGTGGACAAAAAGGTTCTTATAATAGGATTTGACGGGATGGATCCGGTGATCCTGCAAAAATTGATAGATGAAGGCAAAATGCCTACTTTCAAAAAGCTTGCTGAAGAAGGTACGTTCAAGCCGCTTCAAACAAGCATGCCGCCCCAAAGCCCTGTAGCGTGGTCTAACTTCATAACAGGTATGAACCCGGGAGGACACGGGATTTTTGATTTTATTCACAGAGATCCCCAAACCTTAATGCCTTACCTTTCTACATCAAAGGCAGAAGAGCCTAAGAAAAAAATATCTATAGGAAACTGGGTGATTCCTTTGTCAGCCGGAAAGGTTGAACTTTTGCGTCATGGTAAATCATTCTGGGAAATATTAGAGGATAAGGGAATACCATGCACAGTATATATGATACCTGCTAATTTCCCTCCTGTAGAATGTGAGGCAAGGACACTTTCAGGTATGGGGACTCCTGATATACTTGGCACCTATGGAACTTATTCATACTATTCCAATGTCCGCCCGGAGATGAAAAACGATGAGCTTTCCGGAGGACGTTTCTATGAAGTGAATGTAGCAGACGGCAGGGTCGATGCAAGTCTTGTTGGTCCTAAAAATACTTTTAAGAAAGATGCTCCTGATGCATCTGTAAATTTTTCTGTATTGATAGATCCTCAGAATTCTGTAGGTAAAATCGTTCTGCCTGATAAAGAGATTTTTTTAAAAGAAGGGGAATGGAGCGAATGGACGAGGGTTGAATTCAAACTTATTCCGTATTTACAAAATGTGTCAGGAATCTGCAGATTCTATTTAAAAGAAACACATCCTGATTTTAAGCTTTACGTTACTCCTATAAATCTTAACCCTGAAGACCCTGCACTTCCAATCTCGACTCCGTCAGGTTTTTCAAAGGAGATTTACGAAAATATAGGTTATTTTTACACACAGGGAATGCCTGAAGACACCAAGGCGCTGACTGCCGGTATCTTTACCGATGGAGATTTCTTAACCCAGGCAACGATGGCTTTTCAGGGAGAACTTGACGGATACAGATATATGCTTTCACAGTTCGACAAGGGACTTCTTTTCTTTTATTTTTCCAGTACGGACCAGCAGTCTCACATGTTCTGGAGAAACCACGACAGCTCGTCACCGGCATTCAAGGAAGAGGGTTTTGATAAGTATGGCGACGTGATTGAAAAACTTTATCAGAGGATGGACATTGTGCTGGGCGAGGCAATAAAAAAAGTTGATGACAAGACATCAATTTACGTTATGTCCGATCATGGCTTTGCGCCTTTCAACTGGTCATTCAATCTTAATACATGGCTTCTTGATAATGGATATATTTCTCTCATTGATCCGTCAAAACAGGAGGAAGGAGAGCTTTTTGCAAATGTCGACTGGCAGAGAACCAAAGCCTATGGCTTAGGGCTCAACGGCCTTTATATAAACATTTCCGGAAGAGAACCTGAAGGAATAGTCAGTCAGGGTGAAGAAAGGGAAAAACTTGTTAATGAGCTGGTAGAGAAGCTTGAGAACATTGTTGACCCAAAGACGGGAAAGAAGGTCATAAGAAAGGCATATAAGCGTGAGGATATATATTCCGGTAAATATGTGGAACAGGCTCCTGACATCATAGTAGGTTTTGACCGCGGATACAGGATATCATGGGAATCCAGCCTTGGAAAATTTCCCAAGGAACTCGTAGCTGATAACAAAGATCCATGGAGCGGCGATCACTGTATGGCATATGATGTAGTTCCTGGTATTTTGCTTACAAACAGAAAAATTAAAACTGAAAACCCGGCGCTTTACGACATGGCTCCAACAATACTTGCGGAGTTCGGAGTGGACAAAGAAAGTGACATGGTCGGTTCCTCGATTTTTTGA